In Propionimicrobium sp. PCR01-08-3, one DNA window encodes the following:
- a CDS encoding FGGY-family carbohydrate kinase has protein sequence MGNEAIRLRNSGAVTAIAVDLGASGGRVVRASWNGSHLRQQVVHRFANVPVHSNGRLSWNLDELVTQIGYGIDLANQLGSVESVGVDAWGVDYGLLDEAGALLAAPACYRGDPAADVFASRTADENRRLYQCSGVMPMSINTVFQLTAESLDQHGHLAQAAMLLMTPDLVHHALCGSRVSEQTIASTSGLLNLGSRTWDHRLIADAGLPPGIFPELVAAGQPVGELLRPSDKSSRSIQVVAPACHDTADAVVAAPLQNDTEVFVCTGTWFLVGRETREPVTSRDALDAGLSNECGVGDSTLTMANVTGLWILEQCRAHWAEQGIDVSYERLNSLAASEQAGRWLFDPDCPMFDHPYDMPAAIRYYCKRTGQEPPKTVGEIARAIVDSLAARCAQVIKDLDTELGSSAAVVVVGGGTRNELLIQAIASFSALQTRVGPAEATSAGSGAIQLMAAGEFSSIEDIRAAIRTSTGQRKYQPQNTDVYREAFARWQSIRARGRSLGLGHEDDEGARDGITWN, from the coding sequence ATGGGTAATGAAGCTATACGACTCCGCAACAGCGGTGCGGTCACGGCTATCGCCGTCGACCTGGGCGCATCCGGCGGCCGCGTCGTGCGCGCATCTTGGAATGGCTCGCACCTTCGCCAGCAGGTCGTGCACAGGTTCGCGAATGTTCCCGTACACAGCAACGGCCGCCTCTCCTGGAATCTGGACGAATTGGTCACCCAGATCGGATACGGCATCGACCTTGCCAATCAGCTCGGCTCCGTTGAGTCGGTCGGCGTCGACGCTTGGGGAGTCGACTACGGACTTCTCGACGAGGCGGGTGCCTTGCTCGCGGCCCCGGCATGTTATCGGGGCGACCCTGCCGCCGATGTCTTCGCCTCGCGTACGGCCGACGAGAACAGACGGTTGTATCAGTGCTCCGGCGTCATGCCCATGTCCATCAATACCGTCTTTCAACTGACTGCAGAATCCCTGGATCAGCACGGCCATCTGGCGCAGGCAGCGATGCTGCTGATGACTCCGGACCTCGTTCACCATGCCCTTTGCGGGTCCCGGGTCTCCGAACAAACGATCGCCTCGACCAGTGGGCTGTTGAATCTGGGCTCGCGGACCTGGGATCACCGGCTCATCGCGGACGCAGGACTACCACCGGGTATCTTCCCCGAGCTGGTCGCCGCAGGACAGCCGGTCGGTGAACTTCTGCGTCCATCGGACAAGAGCTCTCGTTCGATCCAGGTGGTTGCACCTGCGTGCCATGACACCGCGGATGCCGTGGTGGCCGCTCCACTGCAAAACGACACGGAGGTGTTCGTCTGCACGGGGACCTGGTTCCTGGTGGGCCGCGAAACCCGGGAACCGGTGACCAGCCGGGACGCGCTGGACGCGGGCCTTTCAAACGAGTGCGGTGTCGGCGACAGCACTCTGACAATGGCGAATGTGACAGGGCTGTGGATTTTGGAGCAGTGCCGAGCGCATTGGGCCGAGCAGGGCATCGATGTCTCGTACGAGCGCCTCAATAGTCTTGCTGCTTCGGAGCAGGCGGGCCGTTGGCTGTTCGATCCCGATTGCCCGATGTTCGACCATCCCTACGACATGCCTGCCGCGATCCGTTACTACTGCAAGCGAACCGGGCAAGAACCGCCGAAGACGGTTGGCGAGATCGCTCGGGCGATCGTGGACTCCCTGGCCGCGCGCTGTGCTCAGGTGATCAAGGATCTGGACACCGAGCTCGGTTCCTCCGCGGCGGTCGTCGTGGTGGGCGGGGGCACCCGGAACGAGCTACTGATTCAGGCGATAGCGAGCTTCTCGGCCCTGCAGACGCGCGTGGGCCCGGCGGAGGCGACGTCCGCAGGAAGCGGGGCGATCCAACTGATGGCCGCAGGCGAATTCTCCTCCATCGAAGATATCCGCGCGGCAATCCGGACGAGCACCGGTCAGCGAAAGTACCAACCGCAGAACACGGACGTGTATCGCGAGGCGTTCGCTCGGTGGCAGAGCATCCGGGCGCGGGGCCGAAGCCTCGGGCTCGGGCACGAAGACGATGAAGGAGCACGAGATGGCATTACTTGGAATTGA
- a CDS encoding NAD(P)-binding domain-containing protein produces MTSISIVGSGNMSQALQALFTRAGATVQVVNHGDLASTAIEGDIVVLAVPYTALTEIAGTLGSKLDGKIVVDITNVLDFSSFTPIKLPAGSAAAELAAAAPNAKVLKAFNTNFAATLTSGKVESAPISVLVAGDDADAKKTFGEVVTASGAAVYDLGGLDRAAELESLGYTQLLLAGTNQIGWTNGFALFK; encoded by the coding sequence ATGACAAGTATCAGCATCGTTGGTTCCGGAAATATGTCTCAGGCACTTCAGGCGTTGTTCACCCGCGCGGGTGCGACGGTTCAGGTTGTCAACCATGGTGACTTGGCCAGCACCGCCATTGAGGGCGACATCGTCGTCTTGGCGGTTCCCTACACCGCGCTCACCGAGATCGCGGGCACTTTGGGCAGCAAGCTGGACGGCAAGATCGTCGTCGATATCACCAACGTCTTGGATTTCTCGAGTTTCACGCCGATCAAGTTGCCTGCAGGCAGCGCCGCGGCCGAGTTGGCTGCCGCCGCCCCGAACGCGAAGGTGCTGAAGGCATTCAACACAAACTTCGCCGCGACTTTGACTTCCGGCAAGGTCGAGTCTGCCCCGATCTCGGTGCTGGTCGCCGGCGACGACGCGGACGCGAAGAAGACTTTCGGCGAAGTCGTCACCGCATCCGGCGCCGCTGTTTACGACCTGGGTGGCCTCGATCGTGCAGCGGAACTCGAATCTCTCGGCTACACCCAACTGCTCCTAGCGGGCACCAATCAGATCGGCTGGACGAACGGTTTCGCGCTGTTCAAGTGA
- a CDS encoding ABC transporter substrate-binding protein produces MSRQTKKLAALALVGALALSACSGGSSGDTSGGGGDDQPYVAIVSKGFSQQYWQIVKSGAEDKAAELGVRMTFVGPPDESAVEDQIQQLTDALGSNPDAIGFAALDSRAAAPLMDQAQERDIPVVAFDSGVDSDIPVATVATDNKAAAAEAAEHMSDLLGGKGKVAVIGIDQTSKSGVDRRDGFVEWMTENAPDVEVLEPQYAESDQTKAADIAKSFIQANPDLDGIFGVNEAAATGMVKGAQETGKEGLTLVGFDSGTAQVNFVKDGTMAGAVTQNPYGMGEQVVQTAVDAINGTTVENFIDTGFYWYDQSNISDPEIDKSLYY; encoded by the coding sequence ATGTCACGGCAAACAAAGAAGCTTGCAGCGCTTGCCCTGGTAGGAGCGCTGGCTCTGTCCGCCTGCAGCGGCGGCAGTTCGGGAGACACCAGCGGCGGCGGAGGAGACGACCAGCCATATGTCGCCATCGTCTCGAAGGGCTTCTCCCAGCAGTATTGGCAGATCGTCAAGAGCGGTGCAGAGGACAAGGCAGCGGAGCTGGGCGTCCGCATGACCTTTGTGGGCCCGCCTGACGAGTCTGCGGTCGAGGATCAGATCCAACAGCTGACAGACGCATTGGGATCCAACCCGGACGCCATCGGATTCGCCGCCCTCGATAGCCGCGCAGCCGCACCGCTGATGGACCAAGCCCAAGAACGCGACATTCCGGTCGTCGCCTTCGACTCGGGCGTCGACAGCGATATTCCTGTCGCGACCGTCGCCACGGACAACAAGGCAGCGGCCGCGGAGGCCGCCGAGCACATGTCAGACCTGCTGGGAGGCAAGGGAAAGGTTGCCGTCATCGGCATTGACCAGACGTCGAAGTCAGGCGTGGACAGGCGGGACGGTTTCGTCGAGTGGATGACGGAGAACGCTCCGGACGTCGAGGTGCTGGAACCGCAGTACGCGGAATCCGATCAGACCAAGGCTGCCGATATCGCAAAATCGTTCATTCAAGCGAACCCCGACCTCGATGGCATCTTCGGCGTCAACGAGGCTGCCGCAACCGGTATGGTCAAGGGTGCCCAGGAAACCGGCAAAGAGGGCCTGACCCTGGTCGGCTTCGACTCCGGCACGGCTCAGGTGAACTTCGTCAAGGACGGCACGATGGCCGGCGCCGTGACCCAGAATCCCTACGGAATGGGAGAACAGGTCGTCCAGACCGCCGTCGACGCGATAAACGGTACGACCGTCGAGAACTTCATCGACACCGGATTCTATTGGTACGACCAGTCGAATATCTCTGATCCGGAGATCGACAAGTCACTGTATTACTGA
- a CDS encoding MarR family transcriptional regulator, producing MTDNINEYEQSDTRRLAAERLREVAVLQFRRQRRRRPGGEPWRDPRGGQGRILAVLKLKPEMTQRELTYLMGMSRQSMAELLRKLEAQGLVTREPSPNDRRTVTVTLTDTGRDAAQDDSAESTSRLAFLECLSDDEVANFADYLGRIIEQLEQESGDDFQARHEMIREFRQHHGRGPRGPFPGFTPGDFPFGPGGFPFGPDPWSETGFDPEEDDDFRPGPRSHHGHHHPHGPRGGHPMTPPSSDSPQDRHAADDPEDLGSQDPRED from the coding sequence ATGACTGACAACATCAACGAATACGAACAATCTGACACCCGCCGCCTGGCGGCCGAGCGGCTGCGCGAAGTCGCAGTCCTGCAGTTCCGCAGGCAACGCAGACGCAGGCCGGGAGGCGAGCCGTGGCGTGATCCGAGAGGTGGCCAAGGCCGCATCCTCGCCGTACTGAAGCTCAAGCCCGAGATGACCCAGCGCGAACTGACCTACCTGATGGGCATGTCTCGCCAATCCATGGCCGAGTTGCTGCGCAAGCTCGAGGCCCAAGGCCTTGTCACCCGCGAACCCTCGCCAAACGACCGGCGTACCGTAACGGTCACGCTGACCGACACCGGACGCGATGCCGCTCAGGACGACAGCGCGGAGAGCACCTCCCGGCTCGCATTTCTCGAATGCCTGAGCGACGACGAAGTGGCCAATTTCGCCGACTACCTCGGACGCATCATTGAGCAACTCGAGCAAGAGTCGGGTGATGATTTCCAGGCCCGCCACGAAATGATCCGAGAGTTCCGACAGCATCACGGTCGCGGCCCGCGCGGGCCGTTCCCAGGATTCACACCGGGCGATTTCCCCTTCGGCCCGGGCGGATTCCCCTTCGGTCCCGACCCATGGAGCGAGACCGGATTCGACCCCGAGGAGGACGATGATTTCCGGCCTGGACCACGAAGCCATCACGGCCACCATCACCCGCATGGCCCCCGAGGCGGCCATCCGATGACTCCCCCGTCGTCCGACTCCCCCCAAGATCGGCATGCGGCGGACGACCCGGAGGATCTCGGCTCGCAAGATCCCCGCGAGGACTAA
- a CDS encoding L-fucose isomerase: MQNPVIGIRPIIDGRRRGIRETLEDKTMAMAHAAADLISGALRYPDGTPVRCVIADDTIGRAGEAAACSEKFAKQPICGELSVTPCWDYVTEILDLDPTIQHAVWGLNATERPGAVTLAAAMAAYAQYGVPAFGIYGRDVQEADDDVIPDEVAAKILRFARSALAVGLLKRRNYLQIGSQCMGIAGSMVDPHFFRNYLGLGVESVDEVEIERRIRLGIYDPEEYSTARQWAASHLHEGEDLANDEKDFLTDQQRTEQWDYSIKMVLIARDLMLGNPKLAELGFEEESAGHNAIVSGFQGQRQWTDFMPNGDVMETLLNTTFDWNGPREPLTMATENDTLNGASMLLNQLLTNRTQLFSDVRTYWSPSAVKRVTGEEVPEHAEDGFLDLRNSGATSIDATGAMVDAEGRPCMKEWWNVTEQDVDAALDAATFHPSNKPYFRGGGFSVHFRTRGGMPLTMARINLVEGLGPVLQLAEGWSVELSDEATGIIEKRTDPTWPTTFFAPRLTGKGAFTSTYSVMDNWGANHGAIGYGHFGADLITLASMLRIPVSMHNVSEGDIMRPRNWALFGTADVQGADYRACANYGPFFK, from the coding sequence ATGCAGAATCCAGTCATCGGAATCCGCCCCATCATCGATGGCCGGCGGCGCGGAATCCGGGAGACGCTAGAAGACAAGACCATGGCGATGGCGCATGCTGCTGCCGATCTCATCAGCGGCGCGCTCAGATATCCGGATGGTACGCCGGTCCGCTGTGTTATCGCGGACGACACCATCGGACGCGCAGGCGAGGCGGCCGCATGCTCGGAGAAGTTCGCCAAGCAGCCGATCTGCGGTGAACTCTCGGTAACTCCGTGCTGGGACTACGTCACCGAAATCCTGGACCTGGATCCTACGATCCAGCACGCGGTGTGGGGCCTCAACGCAACCGAGCGACCGGGTGCGGTCACCTTGGCCGCTGCGATGGCCGCCTACGCTCAGTACGGCGTTCCCGCCTTCGGCATCTATGGCCGAGATGTGCAAGAAGCCGACGACGATGTGATCCCGGACGAGGTTGCCGCGAAGATCCTGCGGTTCGCGCGCAGCGCGCTCGCCGTCGGACTTCTGAAGCGGCGCAACTACCTGCAGATCGGGTCGCAGTGCATGGGCATCGCCGGTTCGATGGTCGATCCGCACTTCTTCCGGAACTACCTAGGCCTCGGCGTCGAGTCGGTCGACGAGGTAGAGATCGAGAGGCGTATCCGACTGGGCATTTATGATCCGGAGGAGTACTCCACCGCCCGGCAATGGGCCGCGAGCCACCTTCACGAGGGCGAGGATCTGGCCAATGACGAGAAGGATTTTCTCACCGACCAGCAGCGAACAGAGCAGTGGGACTACTCGATCAAGATGGTACTGATCGCTCGCGATTTGATGCTCGGCAATCCGAAGCTCGCCGAACTCGGCTTCGAGGAGGAGTCGGCAGGCCACAATGCGATCGTTTCGGGATTCCAAGGCCAACGGCAATGGACAGATTTCATGCCGAACGGCGACGTCATGGAGACCCTTCTCAATACGACTTTCGACTGGAATGGTCCACGTGAGCCTCTGACGATGGCCACCGAAAATGACACGCTCAACGGCGCGTCCATGCTACTCAACCAGCTGTTGACCAATCGCACTCAGCTCTTCTCCGATGTGCGCACTTACTGGAGCCCGAGTGCGGTCAAGCGGGTGACCGGTGAAGAGGTACCCGAGCATGCCGAGGATGGATTCCTCGATCTTCGTAACTCCGGCGCCACATCCATCGACGCGACCGGAGCCATGGTCGATGCCGAGGGCAGGCCATGCATGAAGGAATGGTGGAATGTCACCGAGCAGGACGTCGATGCAGCGCTCGACGCCGCCACCTTTCATCCGTCCAACAAGCCGTACTTCCGCGGCGGTGGATTCTCCGTCCATTTCCGTACCAGGGGCGGTATGCCTTTGACGATGGCGCGTATCAACCTGGTGGAGGGGCTGGGTCCGGTGCTTCAGCTTGCCGAGGGCTGGTCGGTTGAGCTGTCGGACGAGGCTACCGGCATCATCGAGAAACGCACCGACCCCACCTGGCCGACGACATTCTTCGCTCCTCGTCTGACCGGGAAGGGTGCCTTCACCTCTACTTATTCGGTCATGGATAACTGGGGTGCCAATCACGGTGCGATCGGTTATGGTCACTTCGGTGCCGACCTCATCACTCTTGCGTCCATGCTCAGGATTCCCGTGTCGATGCACAACGTGTCGGAAGGCGACATCATGCGTCCGCGCAACTGGGCATTGTTCGGCACCGCAGACGTTCAAGGCGCCGACTATCGCGCCTGCGCAAACTACGGGCCCTTCTTCAAGTGA
- a CDS encoding ABC transporter permease, with translation MSTEVKEPEPVTAASEKRSRMTKGLYQLLAFGGLLVIYAFFALISPSFRTSGNLISILFSAVVIGILALGELFVIITAGIDLSVGTGMTLMGVLSGLVVVNAGMPAWVGVLAALGGGMVMGCINGLAVSYLKLPPFIATLAMMMIAEGLALVVSGSAPIYFDQDPSYGKISTGEIIPGIPNALLVFLVAAIIASVALNKTILGRYDVSIGSNAEATRLSGVNVKKWTVAIYTLAGVFTGLAGVMISARLSSAQPAVGTGYEMNAIAATVIGGASLAGGKGSVSGAVIGALIISVINNGLQIVGVPQEWQTVVLGLVIMGAVMLDSLRRRGN, from the coding sequence ATGAGTACTGAAGTGAAGGAACCAGAGCCGGTCACGGCAGCGTCCGAGAAGCGATCGAGGATGACCAAGGGGCTCTATCAGTTGCTGGCCTTCGGCGGCCTACTCGTCATCTACGCCTTCTTCGCGCTCATCAGCCCGAGCTTCCGCACGAGCGGCAACCTGATCTCCATCCTCTTCTCGGCCGTGGTGATCGGGATCTTGGCACTGGGCGAACTGTTCGTGATCATCACCGCCGGCATCGACCTGTCGGTCGGGACGGGCATGACGCTGATGGGAGTCCTATCGGGATTGGTCGTGGTGAATGCCGGAATGCCTGCCTGGGTCGGCGTTCTCGCAGCATTGGGCGGCGGCATGGTGATGGGATGCATCAACGGGCTGGCGGTGTCATACCTGAAGCTGCCGCCGTTCATCGCCACCTTGGCCATGATGATGATCGCCGAGGGGCTCGCACTGGTCGTGTCGGGCAGTGCGCCCATCTACTTCGACCAGGATCCCAGCTACGGCAAGATCTCGACGGGCGAGATCATTCCGGGCATCCCGAATGCCCTGCTGGTTTTTCTGGTTGCTGCGATCATTGCGTCGGTCGCCCTCAACAAGACCATCCTCGGACGCTATGACGTTTCGATCGGATCCAATGCCGAGGCAACCCGCCTGTCCGGCGTCAACGTCAAGAAATGGACCGTCGCGATCTATACGCTGGCCGGCGTATTCACCGGTTTGGCCGGTGTGATGATCTCGGCACGATTGTCCTCGGCGCAACCAGCCGTGGGCACCGGTTACGAAATGAACGCCATCGCTGCGACAGTGATCGGCGGCGCATCGTTGGCCGGCGGCAAGGGTTCGGTATCCGGTGCCGTCATCGGCGCACTCATCATCTCGGTCATCAACAACGGCCTGCAGATCGTCGGGGTCCCACAGGAATGGCAGACCGTCGTCTTAGGTCTGGTCATCATGGGCGCGGTGATGCTCGACAGCCTGCGCCGTCGCGGCAACTAA
- a CDS encoding class II aldolase/adducin family protein yields the protein MLLAKAREEIASRCAAFGSDGLVVATSGNMSIRQGELVAITPTGVDYRTITPQDVVVMDLEGTVVDGDLKPSSEWELHLGALRATQDASVVHTHSPNATAVACLDGIREVPAVHYYVAMFGGTTLPVAPYARYGTPELAHQVEQVLAGHTGALMANHGAVVTGPGLAGAYVKAQEVEWLCDVYLKTLTAGRPSILSQAQVQTVIDALDSYGQ from the coding sequence ATGCTGTTGGCCAAGGCGCGCGAAGAGATCGCGTCCCGGTGTGCCGCATTCGGTTCGGATGGACTGGTGGTGGCGACCTCGGGCAACATGTCGATTCGGCAAGGGGAACTGGTGGCGATCACGCCCACCGGAGTCGATTACCGCACGATCACGCCGCAAGACGTGGTGGTGATGGACCTGGAGGGCACTGTCGTCGACGGTGATCTCAAGCCGAGTTCGGAATGGGAACTCCACCTCGGGGCTCTGCGGGCGACCCAAGATGCGTCGGTCGTCCACACCCACTCGCCGAACGCGACAGCGGTTGCGTGCCTCGACGGCATCCGTGAGGTTCCGGCCGTGCATTACTACGTCGCGATGTTCGGCGGAACGACGCTGCCGGTGGCACCGTACGCTCGCTACGGGACGCCGGAACTTGCGCACCAGGTTGAACAAGTGTTGGCCGGTCATACCGGGGCGCTGATGGCAAATCATGGCGCTGTGGTCACCGGCCCGGGTCTTGCGGGTGCGTATGTCAAGGCACAGGAGGTGGAGTGGCTGTGCGATGTCTACCTGAAAACCCTGACGGCAGGACGGCCGAGCATCTTGTCGCAAGCACAAGTGCAAACGGTGATCGATGCGCTTGACTCCTACGGGCAATAG
- a CDS encoding GNAT family N-acetyltransferase, producing the protein MSEIDFVRLDEGWRERFEALDAWTWPSSFSIEQRTRLPFSVDWQHTIGLADGDRLAAKAAFYPFPELAIPGGRIRANGLTSVSVHPNYRRQGLLRRMIGRYLEAGVTRGDGLSMLFAQDYEIYGRFGFGHASDSYNLRIPHGTRLIAPDGYSADDFSIDFDYADPGRDAPFIHQIQQAQTRPGTPVRELPGFQQHALTSEFAPGQPLRILRVARGDEPAGYALFTRPHISDRAGIAPVTDWNALDAGAQYALWQAMADVDLVRIVEAQRVPVDSPLVFMLPDPRAATPGVQDDLFARILDLPVCLASRRYEADLDLVLQIDDPLLPINHGLWRMVISGGRAEVNRAAAGAAADVSLSISQLSAAYLGRPVLAGMARADQIVEHVAGSADLLHRAMSWPVQPAATWVF; encoded by the coding sequence ATGTCTGAAATTGACTTCGTGCGGCTCGACGAAGGCTGGCGTGAGCGCTTCGAGGCCCTCGACGCCTGGACCTGGCCGAGCTCGTTCTCTATCGAGCAGCGTACGCGGCTTCCGTTTTCGGTCGACTGGCAGCACACCATCGGCCTGGCCGACGGTGACCGTCTCGCAGCCAAGGCCGCCTTCTATCCCTTCCCCGAACTGGCGATCCCGGGTGGACGCATCCGCGCCAACGGGCTGACCTCAGTCTCGGTGCATCCCAACTATCGCCGACAGGGTCTGCTACGTCGCATGATCGGGCGATATCTGGAGGCCGGCGTCACTCGTGGGGATGGGTTGAGCATGCTCTTCGCCCAAGACTACGAGATTTATGGACGCTTCGGTTTCGGGCACGCCAGCGACTCCTATAACCTGCGGATTCCCCATGGCACCCGGCTAATCGCCCCTGACGGATACTCCGCCGACGACTTCAGCATCGACTTCGACTACGCCGATCCCGGGCGCGATGCCCCGTTCATCCATCAGATCCAGCAGGCCCAGACTCGTCCAGGAACCCCGGTGCGAGAGCTGCCCGGTTTCCAACAGCACGCCTTGACCAGCGAATTCGCTCCCGGCCAGCCGCTGCGCATCCTGCGCGTGGCCCGCGGTGATGAGCCGGCCGGCTATGCACTTTTCACGCGTCCGCATATCAGTGATCGGGCAGGAATAGCACCGGTCACCGACTGGAACGCGCTGGATGCGGGAGCCCAGTATGCGCTGTGGCAGGCGATGGCGGACGTGGACCTCGTCCGGATCGTGGAGGCGCAGCGAGTGCCGGTGGACTCTCCGCTCGTCTTCATGCTGCCCGATCCCAGGGCGGCCACTCCAGGGGTGCAGGACGACCTTTTCGCTCGCATCCTCGATCTGCCGGTCTGCCTCGCCAGCCGGCGGTACGAAGCCGATCTGGACCTTGTGCTGCAGATCGACGACCCCTTGTTGCCGATCAACCATGGCCTGTGGCGAATGGTGATCTCCGGCGGCAGAGCCGAGGTGAACCGGGCCGCAGCGGGGGCCGCGGCTGACGTGTCGTTATCGATTTCACAGTTGTCTGCGGCCTATCTTGGACGCCCGGTTCTCGCCGGAATGGCACGAGCGGACCAGATCGTCGAGCATGTGGCCGGGAGCGCCGATCTCTTGCATCGGGCGATGTCGTGGCCGGTGCAGCCTGCGGCCACCTGGGTGTTCTAG
- a CDS encoding RbsD/FucU domain-containing protein, translating into MALLGIDPLLTGELLGQLDAMGHSDAIVVADAHFPAQRLGRPVVELPGLAAPRVAKAIRSVILLDGEGSTQLMETADGNLSDVQYELIRAVGIDDPSVVQLVERFAFYREAAQAAVVVRTGESRPYGNLILHKGTFPLATAGGEVR; encoded by the coding sequence ATGGCATTACTTGGAATTGACCCCCTGCTGACAGGGGAATTGCTCGGACAACTGGACGCGATGGGCCACTCCGACGCCATCGTGGTGGCGGACGCACACTTCCCCGCGCAACGGCTGGGCAGACCGGTCGTTGAGCTGCCGGGACTCGCGGCCCCACGTGTGGCAAAGGCCATACGATCGGTGATCTTGCTGGATGGCGAAGGCTCGACTCAACTCATGGAGACCGCCGACGGCAACCTCTCGGACGTCCAATATGAGCTCATCCGAGCCGTCGGGATCGACGACCCGTCCGTGGTTCAGCTGGTCGAGCGTTTTGCGTTCTACCGTGAGGCTGCTCAAGCAGCCGTGGTGGTGCGCACGGGCGAGAGCCGTCCCTACGGAAATCTCATCCTTCACAAGGGAACATTCCCGCTGGCCACCGCCGGGGGCGAGGTTCGATGA
- a CDS encoding sugar ABC transporter ATP-binding protein yields MNGAATTGGGTPLLEARGVGKTFPGVKALEGVNFTLGYGEVLGLIGENGAGKSTLMNLLTGVYPMESGEFLFEGKPLEVTGVADAMKKGISIVHQELSLTPDLTVEQNIYIGREPRKGPFLDKTTLHRHAVELLDRLHITIDPTTPVSRMSVAHQQMVEIAKALSFNPRVLVLDEPTSPLNDAEVEALLALVHDFITPQTGVIYITHRLEELNEVSNRITVLRDGRTVDTVTTKDTTQGQLVAKMVGRSIDTSRKPEPISSDSPVLLQVENLSTATLLRNVSIDVHAGEILGLAGLVGAGRTELGRAIVGADPISEGTLHLRGKKVHLSTPAIAARHRVGYLSEDRKDLALLLSQSVTHNVALSAMQEKFTRVGFVNDKAMTAEAQAQRGSLHIKTPTVDQLVQNLSGGNQQKVAIARWLAKDCDVLIFDEPTRGIDVGAKEEIYTLLEKLAAQGRAIIMISSEMPEILRMSHRIAVMCEGQLEGILTAEEATQEKILHLATRTQADDIDVRAITPISETESA; encoded by the coding sequence ATGAACGGGGCGGCAACGACGGGCGGCGGCACTCCTTTGCTGGAGGCCCGTGGGGTCGGCAAGACGTTCCCGGGCGTCAAGGCGCTGGAAGGCGTGAACTTCACCCTCGGCTACGGCGAGGTACTGGGGCTGATCGGCGAGAACGGAGCCGGCAAATCGACGCTGATGAACCTGCTGACCGGTGTCTATCCGATGGAGTCGGGCGAGTTCCTTTTTGAAGGGAAGCCGCTGGAGGTCACCGGCGTGGCCGATGCGATGAAGAAGGGGATATCGATCGTCCATCAAGAACTCAGCCTGACTCCGGACCTCACCGTTGAACAAAACATCTACATCGGTCGAGAGCCACGCAAGGGCCCATTCCTGGACAAGACAACACTGCATCGTCACGCTGTCGAATTGCTCGACCGGCTACACATCACCATCGATCCCACTACGCCCGTCTCGAGAATGTCGGTGGCCCATCAACAGATGGTCGAGATCGCGAAGGCGCTGTCCTTCAATCCGCGCGTCCTCGTCCTGGATGAGCCGACCAGTCCTCTCAACGATGCGGAGGTGGAGGCCCTCCTGGCGTTGGTTCACGACTTCATCACGCCGCAGACCGGCGTCATCTACATCACGCACCGGTTGGAAGAACTGAACGAGGTTTCGAACAGAATCACCGTCTTACGCGATGGGCGCACCGTCGACACCGTTACCACCAAGGACACCACTCAAGGCCAGCTCGTTGCGAAGATGGTCGGACGCAGCATCGACACCTCGCGCAAGCCGGAGCCCATCTCGTCCGACAGCCCAGTGTTGCTCCAAGTGGAGAATCTGTCCACGGCGACGCTGTTGAGAAACGTCAGCATCGACGTCCACGCCGGCGAGATCCTCGGTCTGGCGGGTCTGGTCGGTGCCGGCCGCACCGAACTCGGCCGGGCCATCGTCGGCGCTGATCCCATCTCCGAAGGGACGCTTCATCTGCGGGGTAAGAAGGTTCACCTGTCGACTCCGGCGATCGCGGCTCGTCACCGCGTCGGCTACCTTTCGGAGGATCGCAAAGATCTCGCACTGCTGCTGAGCCAATCGGTCACGCACAACGTGGCGTTGTCGGCCATGCAGGAGAAGTTCACCAGAGTGGGATTCGTCAATGACAAGGCGATGACGGCCGAGGCGCAGGCGCAACGTGGTTCCCTTCACATCAAGACGCCGACCGTCGATCAGCTGGTTCAGAATCTGTCCGGAGGCAATCAGCAGAAGGTAGCCATTGCACGTTGGCTGGCGAAGGACTGTGACGTGCTGATCTTCGACGAGCCCACCCGCGGTATCGACGTCGGCGCGAAGGAAGAGATCTACACGCTGCTCGAGAAGCTGGCTGCGCAGGGGCGGGCGATCATCATGATCTCCTCCGAGATGCCGGAGATTCTCCGCATGTCCCACCGCATTGCAGTGATGTGCGAGGGACAGCTCGAAGGAATCCTCACGGCAGAAGAAGCCACCCAGGAAAAGATCTTGCACCTTGCCACCCGCACGCAGGCCGATGACATCGACGTGCGAGCGATCACACCCATCTCTGAAACGGAGTCAGCATGA